A genomic region of Catalinimonas niigatensis contains the following coding sequences:
- a CDS encoding amidohydrolase family protein — translation MKKSTYHRLASWVLLLAMSAAPALAQVPAPAEPQEKPIILLGVTAHIGNGEVIENAVIAFEDGKITMAGPASDAENMDLSGYEQIQAEGKHVYPGFILPNTELGLVEIGAVRATVDNEEEGVLNPNVRSIISYNTDSELIPTFRFNGILVAQITPVGGMVSGSSSVVHLDAWNWEDAAMLTDDAMHINWPGRKRTEFDYSTYTANRVPNEKYEEQVQTLENLFSDGAAYAEIRERGEPNLKLEATKGLFDGSKALHIHADEAKEIIEAVKFAQSHKVQRIVLVGGYEAYLITDFLKENEIPVIIDNLHDLPQLSGDDVDQQFKLPALLHQEGIMVSLGYNDAVNRSRNLPFIAGTAAAYGVDKEDALMMITSNTAKILGIDDKVGTLEKDKQATLFVSEGDALDMRTNIVAHAFIDGRKITLPAMQQRLYEKYKEKYSGAE, via the coding sequence TACCCGCTCCGGCAGAGCCACAGGAGAAGCCTATCATCCTGCTGGGAGTCACAGCGCATATCGGCAATGGTGAAGTCATTGAGAATGCTGTCATCGCCTTTGAAGATGGAAAAATCACGATGGCAGGGCCTGCATCTGACGCTGAGAACATGGATCTTTCCGGCTATGAGCAGATACAGGCAGAAGGCAAGCATGTCTATCCTGGCTTTATTCTGCCCAATACCGAACTAGGTTTGGTGGAAATCGGAGCCGTCAGGGCTACGGTAGATAATGAAGAAGAAGGTGTGCTTAACCCTAACGTCCGCTCTATTATCTCTTACAATACAGACTCCGAATTGATCCCCACTTTTCGTTTTAACGGAATTCTTGTGGCGCAGATTACCCCGGTAGGAGGCATGGTTTCCGGCAGCTCTTCCGTTGTACATCTGGATGCCTGGAACTGGGAAGATGCCGCCATGTTGACAGATGATGCCATGCATATCAACTGGCCTGGCCGTAAGCGTACCGAATTTGACTATTCTACCTATACTGCAAACCGTGTACCTAATGAGAAGTATGAGGAACAGGTACAAACTTTGGAAAACCTATTTTCCGATGGTGCAGCCTATGCAGAGATAAGAGAGCGTGGAGAACCTAATCTCAAACTGGAGGCTACCAAAGGTTTATTTGACGGCAGCAAAGCCCTGCATATCCATGCAGACGAGGCCAAAGAGATCATAGAAGCAGTAAAATTTGCCCAGAGCCATAAGGTACAACGTATTGTGCTGGTAGGCGGCTACGAAGCTTACCTGATCACGGATTTTCTTAAAGAAAATGAGATCCCTGTCATTATTGATAACCTGCATGACTTACCCCAATTGTCAGGTGATGATGTGGATCAGCAGTTCAAATTACCAGCGCTGCTTCATCAGGAAGGTATCATGGTAAGCCTGGGGTATAATGATGCAGTGAACCGCTCCCGCAACCTGCCCTTCATAGCGGGTACTGCCGCTGCTTATGGGGTAGATAAAGAAGATGCACTTATGATGATCACTTCCAATACGGCCAAGATCCTGGGCATAGACGATAAAGTAGGTACATTGGAAAAAGACAAACAAGCCACGCTTTTTGTGTCGGAGGGTGATGCGTTGGATATGCGGACAAATATTGTTGCGCATGCATTTATAGATGGTCGTAAGATAACGCTGCCTGCCATGCAGCAACGCCTCTACGAGAAATACAAAGAAAAGTATAGTGGAGCAGAATAG
- a CDS encoding DUF2975 domain-containing protein, whose product METKTAQILMVLKVLAWIAFIGYLIEAGSIMISFTVSYLNPVAAKDLYKGLDFYNLRQMDFWHYTQSISLLLALSLMKAWVWWLVIKTLSSINLANPFKMEVAHILEKIGYILFSIWITALLASAHTGWLMKRTGELFGSTDTMDEFLFMAGLVYIISQVFKRGVEIQSENELTV is encoded by the coding sequence ATGGAAACGAAAACAGCACAGATTCTGATGGTTTTGAAAGTCCTCGCCTGGATAGCGTTCATTGGTTACCTCATTGAGGCGGGCAGTATCATGATTTCTTTTACAGTAAGTTATCTCAATCCTGTAGCAGCCAAGGATTTATATAAGGGACTGGATTTTTATAACCTCAGACAAATGGATTTCTGGCATTACACCCAGTCCATCTCGTTGTTGCTTGCTCTTTCTCTGATGAAAGCATGGGTGTGGTGGCTGGTCATCAAGACTTTATCCAGCATCAATCTGGCGAATCCTTTTAAAATGGAGGTAGCACACATCCTGGAAAAGATAGGCTACATTTTGTTTAGCATTTGGATAACCGCACTATTGGCGAGTGCTCACACCGGTTGGCTGATGAAGAGAACGGGAGAATTATTCGGAAGTACTGATACGATGGACGAGTTTCTGTTCATGGCAGGGCTGGTATATATCATTTCACAGGTCTTTAAACGTGGCGTTGAAATTCAATCCGAAAATGAATTAACCGTATAA
- a CDS encoding helix-turn-helix domain-containing protein, giving the protein MPITVNLDVMMAKRKMSLNELSEKVDITHANLSILKTGKAKAIRFSTLEAICKVLDCQPGDLLEYTQDSLY; this is encoded by the coding sequence ATGCCCATTACAGTAAACCTGGATGTGATGATGGCTAAGCGAAAAATGTCGTTGAACGAACTTTCGGAAAAAGTGGATATTACCCATGCCAATTTATCCATACTCAAAACCGGTAAGGCAAAAGCCATCCGTTTCAGTACCCTTGAGGCGATCTGTAAGGTCCTGGATTGCCAGCCGGGAGATTTGCTGGAGTATACTCAGGACAGCCTGTATTAG
- a CDS encoding SBBP repeat-containing protein: MRRKLLFIFIIYVLFSLNSRAQVPLLDFAISFGGIGYDGGSSIVTDASGNIYVSGYFQGTIDVDPGEGIYTLTAQGGGETGTYILKLDAQKNLLWAKSIESSSSSLNEALALDATGNLYLTGVDPSLSMYVQKMDTEGNLIWKHIIETTFPQSIATDGLGNVYVTGEFLNIVDFDPSEGTFFITAEDNVDNGFVLKLDGTGNFLWAKSSYNTRPNSIHADASGNVSITGTLYMTATFNPEVENLSLTAKRDAIFVQKLDTHGNLLWVKMVEGEYNWDPHITTDISGNVLVTGKFLNTVDFDPGEDTFIIAASGDWNCFILKLDKDGNFLWAKANETQDEDNTCGGRGATDASGNVYIVGGFDGTVDFDPSEGTRYITALGYDMFVQKLDIQGNLLWVKNFGGNGGSGSRSVTIDTSGNMYITGNFWGTMDFDPSENTYELVANGDRYESDAFILKLSQCTPTAPVPDLAQLEDLKAECVMERPAAPTASNNCGESFTATTDAVFPITIPGTTLITWTFTDPHGHTTTQQQKVILENVTAPVPDLAQLDDLHGQCTLDAATAPTATDNCGKVYTGTANVSFPITSPGITLITWTFEDEQENISSQTQQVILEDTIAPVPDLEQLPDLINQCSAAMPSAPTATDNCDLTITATTDVVFPVTTPGTTEVQWTFEDSNGNTTTQTQNIIIEEPLVPVICMVTVNEQTSRNMLSWSYDAESVVSFGIYRETNIAHQYALVEYVEGEVFNTYLDKQSLPAQRANRYKITAVDSCGFESDLSHPHKTMHLTINKGVDDAWNLIWDGYEGLSFGTYRIYRGIDNSPLELLTEIASNLTSFTDTETPAGSIAYQIEVVNPNSCGADTNQRRTEFSSSKSNIARSSVITSIGEAVESMPLLLYPNPVEDILQIDKKKNKALRIEIWDNSGKLLASFTSKQQVTSIDMSGYISGIYFVKLNDKFTHKVIKN; the protein is encoded by the coding sequence ATGAGAAGAAAGTTACTGTTTATATTCATTATCTATGTATTGTTCTCACTGAACTCCAGAGCACAGGTTCCTCTACTTGATTTTGCCATAAGCTTTGGTGGAATTGGTTATGATGGGGGTTCTTCCATCGTCACAGATGCTTCAGGAAATATCTATGTAAGCGGGTACTTTCAAGGCACCATAGATGTTGATCCGGGAGAAGGTATATATACCCTCACCGCCCAGGGAGGGGGAGAAACAGGTACTTACATACTGAAATTAGATGCCCAGAAAAATTTGCTTTGGGCAAAGTCCATAGAGAGTTCTTCGTCTTCGCTCAACGAAGCACTTGCCCTGGATGCTACAGGAAATCTATATCTAACAGGAGTAGACCCTTCTTTGAGTATGTACGTGCAAAAAATGGATACTGAGGGCAACTTAATTTGGAAGCATATTATAGAAACAACTTTTCCTCAATCTATTGCTACCGATGGCTTAGGTAATGTATACGTTACAGGTGAATTTCTTAATATCGTAGATTTTGATCCTAGTGAAGGCACTTTTTTCATCACTGCTGAAGATAATGTCGACAATGGGTTTGTATTGAAACTGGATGGAACAGGAAATTTCCTATGGGCTAAATCTTCATATAACACCAGACCTAATTCCATTCATGCTGATGCTTCAGGAAATGTAAGTATCACAGGCACTTTGTACATGACTGCAACTTTTAACCCGGAAGTGGAAAATTTAAGTTTAACTGCCAAACGCGATGCTATTTTTGTACAGAAACTGGATACTCACGGCAATTTACTGTGGGTTAAAATGGTAGAAGGTGAGTATAATTGGGATCCTCATATTACTACAGATATTTCTGGGAATGTATTGGTCACTGGAAAATTTCTTAATACTGTAGATTTTGATCCGGGTGAAGACACATTCATTATCGCTGCTTCAGGAGATTGGAATTGCTTTATACTCAAACTGGATAAGGATGGTAATTTCCTCTGGGCCAAAGCCAATGAAACCCAGGATGAAGACAATACATGTGGTGGTAGGGGTGCCACTGATGCTTCAGGTAATGTGTATATTGTTGGAGGTTTTGACGGAACAGTGGATTTTGATCCTAGTGAAGGAACCCGATATATTACCGCTCTCGGGTATGATATGTTTGTTCAGAAACTTGATATTCAAGGCAACTTGCTTTGGGTCAAAAACTTTGGAGGCAATGGTGGCTCTGGAAGTAGATCTGTAACTATAGATACCTCAGGAAACATGTATATTACCGGAAATTTTTGGGGAACTATGGATTTTGATCCAAGCGAGAATACTTATGAGCTAGTCGCTAACGGTGATAGATATGAAAGTGATGCTTTTATCCTCAAGCTTTCCCAGTGTACACCTACTGCTCCTGTGCCTGATCTGGCTCAGCTAGAGGATCTGAAAGCAGAATGTGTGATGGAGAGGCCTGCGGCTCCTACGGCTTCAAACAATTGTGGGGAGTCCTTTACTGCTACTACTGATGCTGTCTTTCCCATCACTATTCCCGGCACCACCCTTATCACCTGGACTTTTACTGATCCTCATGGCCATACCACTACCCAGCAACAAAAAGTTATCCTGGAAAATGTCACTGCCCCTGTTCCTGACCTTGCTCAGTTGGATGACCTCCACGGGCAATGTACTTTGGATGCTGCCACCGCCCCCACTGCCACGGATAATTGTGGAAAAGTCTATACCGGAACGGCTAATGTCAGCTTTCCTATCACTAGTCCGGGTATCACCCTGATCACCTGGACTTTTGAAGATGAGCAGGAAAATATTTCCTCTCAAACCCAGCAGGTCATTCTGGAAGATACCATTGCCCCTGTCCCTGATCTGGAACAGTTGCCAGACTTAATCAACCAATGTTCTGCGGCTATGCCCTCTGCTCCTACTGCCACTGACAATTGTGATCTAACCATTACCGCTACTACTGATGTTGTCTTTCCTGTCACTACTCCGGGTACTACTGAGGTGCAGTGGACATTTGAAGACAGCAATGGCAATACCACTACCCAGACCCAGAACATCATCATTGAAGAACCTCTGGTGCCAGTGATTTGTATGGTCACCGTAAATGAGCAAACTTCCAGAAACATGCTCAGCTGGAGCTATGACGCTGAGAGTGTCGTAAGCTTTGGCATCTACAGAGAAACCAATATAGCGCATCAATATGCGCTGGTAGAATATGTGGAAGGTGAAGTATTCAATACTTATCTGGACAAGCAGTCTTTACCTGCCCAGAGAGCCAACAGGTACAAAATCACGGCTGTAGACAGTTGTGGCTTTGAATCAGATTTGAGCCATCCCCACAAGACCATGCACCTGACCATCAACAAAGGAGTAGATGATGCCTGGAACCTGATCTGGGATGGCTATGAAGGTCTCTCTTTTGGTACTTACAGAATCTACCGGGGCATAGATAACAGCCCTCTGGAACTGCTCACTGAGATTGCCAGCAACTTAACCTCTTTTACAGATACAGAAACTCCTGCTGGCAGTATAGCCTATCAGATAGAAGTGGTGAACCCGAACAGTTGCGGGGCTGATACCAATCAGAGAAGGACTGAGTTCAGCAGTAGCAAATCCAACATTGCCAGAAGCAGTGTGATCACCAGCATTGGTGAGGCTGTTGAAAGCATGCCTCTACTGCTCTATCCTAATCCTGTAGAGGATATCCTACAGATTGACAAAAAAAAGAACAAAGCGCTCAGGATTGAGATATGGGATAACAGCGGAAAGCTGCTTGCTTCATTTACCTCAAAACAGCAAGTCACCTCTATTGATATGAGTGGATATATATCGGGTATCTACTTTGTCAAGCTCAATGATAAATTTACACATAAGGTGATTAAGAATTAA
- a CDS encoding EF-hand domain-containing protein yields MKKSIFKVHLALAVSLFFVLGTGCSSDSNNNEQTASEESSASVMEEDAPQESAQVQQEPAEEDAQANNSNAPATQQIQQPEDKGPVLTAMSTSYEEWNEDGNNVLDKEEFYQGLYQVWDGDTNSQIDENEFTNGANNFFADYNFNEYGEFNDWDTDGNTNLSVEEFREGMKNTVDQDPVGQELLVIWDMDNDDKIERIELDNITVRLDQDSN; encoded by the coding sequence ATGAAAAAGTCAATTTTTAAAGTTCATCTTGCCTTAGCTGTAAGCCTGTTTTTTGTGTTGGGTACCGGCTGCTCATCAGACAGTAATAACAATGAACAAACTGCTTCTGAAGAGAGCAGTGCTTCTGTAATGGAGGAAGACGCTCCTCAGGAGAGTGCTCAGGTGCAGCAGGAACCGGCGGAGGAAGATGCTCAAGCAAACAATAGCAATGCTCCGGCAACGCAGCAGATTCAGCAGCCCGAGGATAAGGGACCAGTACTTACTGCCATGTCTACGAGTTATGAAGAGTGGAATGAAGATGGCAACAATGTGTTAGACAAAGAAGAATTTTACCAGGGCCTTTATCAGGTATGGGATGGAGACACCAACAGCCAGATTGATGAAAATGAATTTACTAACGGGGCCAATAACTTCTTTGCTGACTATAACTTCAATGAATATGGAGAATTCAATGATTGGGATACTGACGGCAACACTAACCTCAGCGTAGAGGAGTTTCGTGAAGGCATGAAGAATACTGTTGACCAGGACCCGGTAGGGCAGGAGTTGCTGGTGATATGGGATATGGATAATGACGATAAAATTGAACGTATTGAACTTGACAACATTACCGTTCGTCTGGATCAGGATAGTAACTAA
- a CDS encoding pentapeptide repeat-containing protein: protein MNTHYVEDKEFRGTDFSVQVLAKGEYENCRFVNCTFSHSDLSNLTFVDCIFESCDLSLAKINHTAFRDVTFNACKLMGLHFNSCNTFLLSFSFEDCQLNSSSFYQLSLKKTKFKNCSLQEVDFVEADLSQSVFDQCDFAGAVFDHSGLEKADFRTSYNFSIDPEINRIKKAKFSMSGLAGLLDKYQIEIE from the coding sequence ATGAACACACACTATGTAGAAGACAAAGAATTTAGGGGAACAGATTTCTCAGTACAAGTGCTGGCAAAAGGTGAATATGAAAACTGTCGTTTTGTTAACTGTACTTTCTCTCATTCAGACCTCTCTAACCTCACTTTTGTAGACTGTATCTTTGAGAGCTGTGACCTTAGCCTGGCAAAAATCAACCATACTGCCTTTAGGGATGTGACATTCAATGCCTGTAAATTGATGGGTCTGCATTTCAATAGCTGTAATACTTTCCTGCTGTCTTTTAGCTTTGAAGACTGTCAGCTTAATTCATCTTCATTCTACCAGCTCAGCCTTAAGAAAACTAAATTCAAAAACTGCAGTCTTCAGGAAGTGGATTTTGTAGAAGCAGATTTGTCTCAGTCGGTATTTGACCAGTGCGATTTTGCCGGAGCGGTATTTGATCATAGCGGATTGGAAAAAGCTGACTTCCGCACCTCCTACAATTTCTCTATTGACCCCGAAATCAACCGAATCAAAAAAGCCAAATTCTCTATGTCGGGCTTAGCCGGACTTTTGGATAAGTACCAGATTGAAATAGAATAA
- a CDS encoding carboxypeptidase-like regulatory domain-containing protein has protein sequence MKKIRPEMGKVWKLLIYRLLLRLSLFLPVFVMALSLSAQDRQLIRGVIIDEATRQVIPFAHLQFKISRLGTVANQEGAFSSFIKGGASDDTLFISSMGYETSKIHISEVMTKDTFLLKEASITLHPILITTLSAEEIVRKSIQSISKNYPQNDVHFIGFYRTATKECQTFVKLLEGPVSVADPGYASKDTANITYLNVSESEDFSQYKLEEKHLMEDALTFEHIRLRSGFLNPDALDGWKYEMAGYTQYDGKGVMIILANYISDKHKMDHSARIYIDDSSFAIYKLEYTYHWLDNYFIKSEIDSLSEAEHQWEGEFHYAQEKDKFYLKYFVFHHTKTLYDLMFKRKVCDIEVYSEFNRYEVAEKANALRETYSGHSLELAQPIETELYKNIFKDLDSLSRAGDE, from the coding sequence ATGAAGAAGATAAGACCTGAAATGGGAAAAGTCTGGAAGCTGTTGATATACAGGCTATTGCTCAGACTTAGTTTATTTTTACCCGTTTTTGTTATGGCGCTTTCTCTGTCTGCCCAGGATCGACAACTCATTCGGGGAGTAATTATAGATGAGGCAACGAGGCAGGTTATACCTTTTGCCCATTTGCAATTCAAAATTAGCAGGCTAGGCACTGTAGCCAATCAGGAAGGCGCATTTTCTTCTTTCATAAAGGGGGGGGCTTCCGATGATACACTCTTCATCTCTTCTATGGGTTATGAGACCTCCAAAATCCATATTTCTGAAGTCATGACAAAAGACACCTTCCTGCTCAAAGAAGCAAGCATAACACTTCATCCTATACTGATTACAACCCTCTCAGCAGAAGAAATTGTACGAAAAAGCATACAGTCCATTAGCAAAAACTATCCCCAAAACGATGTGCATTTCATAGGTTTTTACAGAACAGCCACCAAAGAGTGTCAGACTTTTGTAAAGTTGCTGGAAGGACCAGTGAGTGTGGCTGATCCTGGTTATGCCAGTAAAGATACTGCAAACATTACTTATCTGAATGTCAGTGAAAGTGAAGATTTTAGCCAGTATAAACTGGAAGAGAAGCACTTGATGGAAGATGCTCTCACTTTTGAACATATCAGGCTAAGAAGCGGGTTTTTGAATCCTGATGCTTTAGATGGCTGGAAGTATGAAATGGCAGGCTACACTCAATATGATGGTAAAGGTGTGATGATCATACTCGCTAACTATATATCTGATAAGCATAAAATGGATCATTCTGCCAGAATTTACATTGACGATTCCAGCTTTGCCATATACAAACTAGAGTATACATATCACTGGCTGGATAACTACTTCATAAAAAGTGAAATTGATTCTTTGAGCGAGGCAGAACATCAATGGGAAGGGGAGTTTCATTATGCTCAGGAGAAGGATAAATTCTATCTCAAATACTTTGTTTTTCACCATACCAAAACGCTGTATGATCTGATGTTTAAACGTAAAGTGTGCGATATAGAAGTATACAGTGAATTCAATAGATACGAAGTGGCTGAGAAAGCAAACGCGCTGAGAGAGACGTATTCGGGACACAGTCTTGAACTTGCCCAACCCATAGAAACAGAACTTTATAAAAATATTTTCAAAGATCTGGATTCTCTTTCTCGTGCCGGAGATGAATAA
- a CDS encoding TonB-dependent receptor, with amino-acid sequence MKTKHAEKRINSGLDKSILTIFLTLLLCLPFGVTRAQNAKIEGTIVQLKDGAPVPGANISLLGTSFGSISDLEGRFSIDHIPEDVYELMVSFVGYKTYNETIRIEGSDTVLFNIQLVEDILALDGLIVTAQKRSQLVQDVPIAITTYDGSFLSKTNIFEFDALSDYVPGLQVQIQSVNNPGFVIRGITSDNGDARVEPRVSVFQDGVSISKSRGSVVELYDMERVEVLKGPQGTLFGRGAQIGAIHLIQQKAENKTSAELKAGFGNFNQYLLTGHVNLPIIENKLFARVAGIINEREGFIENLSGGTLNGKDTKAFRTAWRYLPDRQTVIDFIFNYQKDTPPGTAFKSGTYAPAGGDTSPFTFADLERGEELGLDRTVWGATLLVNRSLTNMWDLTSISAYRSFDVYEAFDADGTAAPALWIAEEALGKQLSQEVRVNYNNLQGFSGFGGVNFFWEDGSQATPLETDERSMYALFNPFVRGNIINNPSLPQETKDQLLAAVPALPLVNPDGTPNLTEALPDLPQFLGPLAGLPLKPFHRESQTNFGKNYAFEIFADGTYALTEQLDITLGLRGTYENITGAIESEDAEPFGRLGFVLNNLPNNIFPPTNGRVSHTETYLSAVGRLALDYEISNTWNVFASLSRGRRPNVIQVLGTEVSVLNDETVWSYEAGAKVLSSDNRLQWDINGYYYDYSDFQTQVARLTEDQGLVFEVRDVGNATAYGFETAMQYVVARSLQFFANYGYIHARFDDTDSEGDEQSLAGNTFRLTPEHSGSLGLNVEFPVGSWGKIFFRPTYNYKSRVFFEEANQPNIAQGSYGLLNVRTGIQLWRGISEVAFYMNNALDEKYLIDAGNTGEAFGIPTFIAGPPRMFGIQLSSRLL; translated from the coding sequence ATGAAAACTAAGCATGCTGAAAAGAGGATAAACAGCGGCCTTGATAAGTCCATTTTGACCATCTTCCTGACTTTATTATTGTGCCTGCCATTTGGTGTAACACGAGCACAAAATGCAAAGATAGAGGGTACTATTGTTCAGCTCAAAGATGGAGCTCCCGTACCCGGTGCCAACATTTCATTGTTAGGCACTTCTTTTGGGAGCATCAGCGACCTTGAAGGCAGGTTTAGCATAGATCATATACCGGAAGATGTATATGAGCTTATGGTCAGTTTTGTAGGTTATAAAACTTACAATGAGACTATAAGAATTGAGGGTAGTGATACTGTGTTGTTTAATATCCAACTGGTAGAAGATATACTGGCACTTGACGGCTTAATTGTAACTGCCCAGAAGAGGAGTCAATTGGTACAGGATGTGCCCATTGCCATCACCACTTACGATGGCTCTTTTCTGAGCAAAACCAATATTTTTGAATTTGACGCCTTATCAGATTATGTACCCGGTTTGCAGGTGCAGATTCAGAGCGTCAATAACCCGGGATTTGTGATTCGGGGTATTACCAGCGATAATGGAGATGCGCGGGTAGAACCTCGTGTTTCCGTTTTTCAGGATGGCGTATCCATCAGCAAATCACGGGGTTCGGTGGTAGAGCTGTATGATATGGAGCGGGTAGAAGTGCTCAAAGGGCCGCAGGGGACACTGTTTGGGCGCGGTGCGCAGATTGGAGCCATCCATCTGATCCAGCAAAAAGCCGAAAATAAAACCTCTGCCGAACTGAAGGCAGGATTTGGAAACTTTAATCAGTATTTGCTTACAGGCCACGTCAACCTTCCTATTATTGAGAATAAGCTCTTTGCCAGGGTAGCGGGTATCATCAATGAGAGAGAAGGTTTCATTGAGAATTTGTCAGGAGGCACATTGAATGGTAAAGATACCAAGGCTTTTCGTACCGCCTGGCGGTATTTGCCGGACCGGCAGACGGTAATAGATTTTATATTCAATTACCAGAAGGACACACCTCCCGGGACGGCATTCAAGAGTGGAACCTATGCACCTGCCGGTGGGGATACCAGTCCTTTTACTTTTGCAGATCTTGAAAGAGGGGAGGAGCTTGGCCTGGACCGTACGGTATGGGGTGCTACCCTGCTGGTCAACCGTTCTCTGACCAATATGTGGGACCTGACCTCAATCAGCGCATATCGTTCTTTTGATGTATATGAAGCTTTTGACGCAGATGGTACAGCAGCTCCTGCCTTGTGGATTGCTGAAGAAGCCCTGGGCAAGCAGCTAAGCCAGGAAGTCCGAGTCAATTACAATAATTTGCAGGGGTTTTCCGGTTTTGGTGGAGTGAATTTCTTTTGGGAAGATGGTTCCCAGGCCACCCCTCTGGAAACGGATGAACGTAGTATGTATGCCTTGTTCAACCCTTTTGTCAGAGGAAATATCATCAATAACCCCAGCCTACCCCAAGAAACCAAAGACCAGCTTTTGGCAGCGGTACCTGCTCTTCCCCTCGTCAATCCGGACGGTACACCTAACCTCACTGAGGCTTTGCCCGACTTGCCTCAGTTTCTTGGTCCTCTGGCAGGACTTCCGCTCAAACCTTTTCACAGGGAATCACAAACTAATTTCGGTAAGAACTACGCTTTTGAAATATTTGCCGATGGTACCTATGCCCTGACGGAGCAACTGGATATTACATTGGGTCTGAGAGGGACGTATGAAAACATTACCGGAGCCATAGAAAGTGAGGATGCAGAACCATTTGGCAGACTGGGCTTTGTACTTAATAACCTTCCCAATAATATTTTCCCGCCTACCAATGGCAGAGTTTCACACACAGAAACCTACCTTTCGGCAGTAGGCCGTCTGGCTTTGGATTACGAAATTTCAAATACCTGGAATGTGTTTGCCAGCTTATCCCGTGGAAGGCGTCCGAATGTAATACAGGTGCTGGGCACCGAAGTAAGCGTGCTCAACGATGAAACGGTGTGGAGCTATGAAGCCGGTGCCAAAGTACTGAGCAGCGACAACAGGCTACAGTGGGATATCAATGGATACTATTACGATTACAGTGATTTTCAGACCCAGGTAGCCCGGCTTACCGAAGATCAGGGCCTGGTGTTTGAAGTTCGTGATGTGGGCAATGCTACGGCATATGGCTTTGAAACGGCTATGCAATATGTGGTTGCCCGATCTCTACAGTTTTTTGCCAACTACGGGTATATTCATGCCCGCTTTGACGATACAGATTCAGAGGGAGACGAGCAGTCGCTGGCAGGGAATACCTTTCGGCTCACCCCTGAGCACTCCGGATCGCTTGGCCTCAATGTTGAATTTCCAGTAGGAAGCTGGGGGAAAATATTTTTCCGACCTACTTATAATTATAAATCCAGGGTTTTCTTTGAAGAAGCAAATCAACCCAATATTGCGCAGGGAAGCTATGGTTTGTTGAACGTAAGGACAGGAATTCAGCTATGGCGTGGTATTTCAGAAGTAGCGTTTTATATGAATAATGCTTTGGATGAAAAATATCTCATAGATGCCGGTAATACCGGAGAAGCCTTCGGTATACCTACTTTCATTGCCGGACCTCCGCGGATGTTCGGTATACAACTTAGCAGTCGTTTGCTGTGA
- a CDS encoding response regulator transcription factor, with product MKNEFKILIVDDHQMIRDLIGFMLDGREEYSIVGKVSTLEEAHQILSKQKVDVCILDLSLGEGDGLELLRSASKDHPEINFLILSMYATPSNIQQSIKLGAKGFLPKDASGEELMRGIEDVSKGKKYYSPKITETLIGDWTPEPPKGGYIDKINHLTRREKEILSAVVDGKSNHDIADLYGISKRTAENHRSRILKKTGARSFMELARVVMENRMELV from the coding sequence ATGAAAAATGAATTTAAAATACTGATCGTCGATGATCACCAGATGATTCGTGATCTGATTGGTTTTATGTTAGACGGACGTGAAGAGTATTCTATTGTAGGAAAAGTTTCTACTTTGGAAGAAGCGCATCAGATCCTGAGCAAACAAAAAGTAGATGTATGCATTTTGGACCTTTCGCTGGGAGAAGGAGATGGTCTTGAACTTTTGCGCTCTGCCTCAAAAGATCATCCCGAAATTAATTTCCTGATCCTTTCTATGTATGCTACTCCTTCCAATATCCAGCAGTCTATCAAGCTGGGAGCCAAAGGCTTTTTGCCCAAAGATGCTTCCGGTGAAGAGCTGATGCGCGGAATAGAGGATGTGAGTAAAGGGAAAAAATACTACAGCCCCAAAATTACAGAAACGCTCATTGGCGACTGGACACCCGAACCTCCCAAAGGGGGCTACATTGACAAAATCAATCATCTTACCCGCAGAGAGAAGGAAATCCTCAGTGCGGTGGTAGATGGTAAAAGCAATCATGATATTGCAGACCTGTATGGCATCAGTAAAAGGACGGCGGAAAACCATCGCTCCCGTATCCTGAAAAAAACCGGTGCCAGAAGCTTTATGGAGCTCGCCCGGGTAGTGATGGAAAATCGTATGGAGCTTGTATAA